A genomic region of Papaver somniferum cultivar HN1 chromosome 7, ASM357369v1, whole genome shotgun sequence contains the following coding sequences:
- the LOC113299302 gene encoding uncharacterized protein LOC113299302 isoform X2: MECPLLTANSNPNMLKNSFLTNRTTLSYKPKSRRRNSYNVAILSHNRFKQNSSFKQTNSTQLFMDSTKCYEDNETHIESATIFHHTRRFGWLRCLICKWRLVYQSLLVFLFCFTLVGAEASADSVFEYACEDVSSYYSPAENLQGEELMKKLSLIVSNHRALPYKKVWDALKVLDAADVDNPDSSANVTEIYSLKAVPKLLAGKPEGWNREHLWPRSYGLTYGPSLSDLHNIRPADANVNSSRGNKYYGECLPTSLDCHKPANKEAASDTETDKNRWAPPFQVRGDIARALMYMAVSYGYNWTDGSPNLHLSDSPSIKKKEMGLLSTLLKWNELDPPSREEQLRNHRVCSFYQHNRNPFVDHPEYANLIWKQGTEHYHDNHSVDAWINEFHYNNKGKDNNEFVEIVVGPSTNASELSVALYNGANGKMYRLLPLVYDTKFTVTRDRSGFLIYTAWLELQNGPGDGIALISVGKKQQVVQFISYSGIIKATDGPAIGLESIDIGFQETDDSSEFDSLGVIAKRGDKLEWRKFINEASPRKLNMSQILSNS; this comes from the exons ATGGAGTGTCCTCTGTTGACCGCAAATTCAAACCCAAACATGCTGAAGAACTCATTTCTAACAAACAGAACTACTCTCAGTTACAAACcaaaaagtagaagaagaaattCCTATAATGTTGCCATCCTGAGTCACAACCGATTCAAGCAAAATTCATCATTTAAACAAACAAATTCGACTCAATTGTTCATGGATTCCACTAAATGTTACGAAGATAACGAAACCCACATAGAATCTGCAACCATATTTCACCACACTAGGAGATTTGG GTGGTTAAGATGTTTGATTTGCAAATGGAGATTGGTTTACCAGAGTTTGTTGGTGTTCTTGTTTTGCTTCACTTTAGTTGGCGCAGAAGCTAGTGCTGATTCAGTATTTGAATATGCTTGTGAAGATGTTTCGAGTTATTATTCTCCTGCTGAGAATCTACAAGGTGAAGAACTAATGAAAAAATTGAGCTTGATTGTATCTAATCATCGAGCATTGCCGTACAAAAAG GTTTGGGATGCTCTCAAGGTTCTTGATGCGGCTGATGTTGATAATCCAGATTCCTCGGCAAATGT AACCGAAATATACTCTCTGAAAGCTGTGCCAAAGCTCTTAGCAGGAAAACCTGAAGGATGGAACA GGGAGCATTTGTGGCCTCGTTCATACGGTCTAACATATGGTCCATCGTTAAGCGATTTACACAACATTCGCCCAGCTGATGCAAATG TAAATTCATCTAGGGGGAATAAGTACTATGGGGAATGCCTTCCTACTTCACTTGACTGCCATAAGCCAGCAAACAAAGAAGCTGCATCTGATACAGAAACGGATAAAAACAGATGGGCGCCACCTTTCCAG GTTAGGGGTGACATTGCAAGGGCACTAATGTACATGGCTGTAAGTTATGGATATAATTGGACAGATGGAAGCCCCAATCTTCACCTTTCTGATTCACCAAGTATCA AAAAGAAAGAGATGGGATTGCTTTCAACATTGTTGAAGTGGAATGAACTCGACCCCCCTTCAAGAGAAGAGCAGCTGAGGAACCACCGAGTATGCAGTTTTTACCAACACAATAGAAATCCTTTTGTTGATCACCCAGAATACGCAAATCTTATATGGAAGCAAGGAACTGAACACTATCACGATAATCACTCGGTAGATGCATGGATAAATGAATTTCATTACAACAACAAAGGGAAAGACAATAACGAG TTCGTCGAAATAGTGGTTGGACCATCAACAAATGCGTCCGAACTCAGTGTCGCGCTTTACAATGGAGCCAATGGGAAAATGTATAGGTTATTACCACTGGTATATGACACCAAATTCACTGTCACAAGGGATCGCTCAGGTTTTCTTATTTACACAGCATGGTTGGAACTCCAGAATGGACCTGGTGATGGTATTGCGCTGATTTCTGTTGGGAAGAAACAACAAGTTGTTCAGTTCATTTCCTACAGTGGCATAATAAAAGCAACAGATGGACCCGCAATAGGTTTAGAATCCATTGATATTGGTTTCCAAGAAACAGATGATTCATCGGAGTTTGATTCACTGGGAGTAATTGCGAAACGAGGAGATAAGCTTGAATGGAGAAAATTCATAAACGAAGCATCACCCAGGAAATTAAACATGAGTCAGATATTATCAAATTCATAA